In Fragaria vesca subsp. vesca linkage group LG5, FraVesHawaii_1.0, whole genome shotgun sequence, the genomic stretch AAATTAATATATGAATATATGGAGTCTTCTGGGGTCTTAGATGATAATCCTAATTAACTATGTGGTCTTGATTTCGGATATGGATTATTTAGTGAGCAAAGAGATCTTGGAAAATCTCTTTGGCTGTCTTTGATAATTGTCTAATCACACCGCCCAATATGTTGTTTGTTATTAGAAGTCTATCTTGGTTTATTAACTAAACCACTTGTTGGAATTTCTTCTGACAACTACCATTACCTCCCATAATGCAGCATGCTGCCGTGATTTACAAACACAACTGCCTAATGCGCAGCCTAATTTTTTGAAATTATCCATGCAAGTTGTTTTCCAAGAGTCTAATCATATACAAAAATATATATGAAGATGGATGTTAGCAATTTTCAAGTCGAGCTATTGGCACTACTGGAGTTCTTGTTGCATAAGCGACTGCTGCTCTTCATCATGAGGTGTCCACTCAGTCGTTTTTAACCATTTCAGAGATGATGTTGTGGAAGGCGATTCAAAGTTGCTCATCGATTGCTTATTACACCAGCGGATGTCTGTTTCTTAGAGGATTAAAGTACACTCACGAAATCCTCAAACTTGGTCCACGGTTTGACTCCATAGTCGACATATGTTATGTGAAGCTAGTTTTGTTGCAGATTGTCTGACTGATTTTTCTCATTCTCATCCTATTCTTTCGGTATGGTTTCACTGTCTCCCCTTTATTATGTCCCTAACGTTCTATTAGGTGTCCCTTGCGGTTTTGTTTTGTAGTAATTTTACTCTTCGAAAAAAATTGTCAAGTATGTTAATGTTGTTTAATTTGTTTGTATACCATATGATGTGTACAAGTGTGAGTTAGTATGTGTGGTGTCTTAGACGAAATTTTTCTTGTACTCTATTATTATGAACTTGAAGAAATGAACGATTGATGCTAATTTGGATCTGAGAAGCAAAAACAATCCATCTATAAATTGAGATTGGATTGGAGAAGGATGCACGATAAATCTTTCAGCAAGGACATAGACAAGTCAGACAAAAAAACAAGGACATAGACATGTAACATGGTCCAAGAATCATAATTCAAGCTATATATTGGTTTTTAACTTTTTATCCTTGTAACCTTGTTTTCCCCCAATTAAAATTTTGAAAGTAGCTAGGTCTTTTTCTTACTTTGTAAGCCAGATTGAAAACCCACAAAATGCATCGGATTGGTTTTTCATTACCACCCGTATATTGCTTTACAAATTACAATCACAACCACCTAGTTTAGAGCCTAACTTTACATTTCATGTATGCCAAAAGACTGAAAATTATGATTAGATTGAAAAAACATAAAGATGGGGGCGGCGAAGTTGTTAGCAATAGGCCAATAGTTGAGTCTTCAATTTTGTTCACCAATCACCGTATGATGTGTTTAGTTACCTATTAGTATATATTTGTCGGTGAGTCGTGACCTGGTTAGTTAAAATGTTAGCTAATAATTTTAAAATCATGAGTTCAAACCTCATTGATATATGTAGGGTGTGTGAGTTATTTAATAAAAAAGTTTTAAAAATAAAATAAAATGAAATTAGCATGGTTTCTTGATTGAAGTGTGCTATGCTGTTGTCAGTCGTGATTACCTTGTCAATAATTGACCGAAAGATTTACGATCAGTCACTATTAGTATATATTTGTCGGTGAGTCGTGACCTGGTTAGTTAAGGTGTTAACTAATAACTTTGAAGTCATGAGTTCAAACCTCATTGACATATGTAGGGTGTGTGAGTTATTTAATAAAATAAAAAAATGAAATTAGCATGGTTTCTTGACTGAAGTGTGCTATGCTATCGTTAGTCATGATTACCTTGTCAGTAATTGACCGAGAGATTTATGGTCAGTCACTTATTAGATATAAATAAATCTAATGATGAAGAGAATTATTTTTTAGAGTTGTTTTATTTTCAACACTTGGATGTAATTGTAACTGTAACTGTAATTGATCATGAATCTCTTGATTAGTAACTGTTCAGGTGAACAATACTGCACAATTGTGATATACCTTATATATATGTCAAGACTATTTAAAGTGTTTAAAATGCTCGGATCTTATTTATAATTTATAACAACGTCCATCGATATCATATCATCATATGGGTTTGGATTGAATCGGAAAAGAACGGACGACATTACTTTCATGATAGGACGTAAACATGTAGCATGGTCCAAGAATTATATTGTCCAAATTAAAATTTGAGATTAAAAGTTGTAAGCACAAATGAGTCATGTATTTGTTTTTTTTAGTTCTATATTTGTTAAATATGTACGTAGGACGATATATCTATCGTACGACCTCAATGTATTGGAAGTAAACAAAGGCAGATGGTGATAGGTATTGCATGGTCTAAACTACTTCATTTTATGCTAATTTTAGTAATTTATTTCGAAGTGATATCCGATTGTTGCTGTTTGTTTATTCATTCGAGTCTAACGAATGCGTGCAAGAATTCATCGTTGATTAGCTTACGCTAAACCTTACGTGTAACCAACTAACCATAATTCCATTTCAAACTGAACCTTGGATAAATTAGAAACCATAAGCACGAATATTAAGACTCACTTCCTCCCCGTACGGAGACGTCCACTTGAAGACGGACTTGATTTCAGAGGTTAATTTACTTATAAACTGGATATTAGGATTGGTTTGTAATAGAGAAACTTAGCAAAATAGTTTCATTTCTTCATTTCTTCATGTCTAAAATAAAAATAATCTCTTCTTATATAACGTGGATCATTTCTAAAAATAGGCAACATTTCGTGAAACGTCAGAGTTGTGTATTTTTCTGCTGATTTAGTGCATCGATATCGTAAGATGTTATAAATGAATTTTAACTTATACTTACGCGTAACGCATGCATAGAAGTTTGTAACATTCCATAATATCTGAAACACAAAGCCTTCTTTGATGTCATTATTGCCAAAAACAGTTAGCTTTTCATGTGAAATGTCGTAGATGCGTCTTATCAGGCGATTTTGTGTGTCGATTTCCTCATGTTTTATGAACAAAGTTTGACGCATTGTAACAAATATTTAGAGTTCGGTAACATTTCACAAGCCTAGACTTTCATAAAAACCTAACCCAACCTTATCCACCTCTCTGTCCCTCGCTCCCCTACCTTCTATGATGGGATCATTGCCAAAAATAGACAACTTTCTACATGAAATTTCGTAGATATGTTTTATCTGTTGATTTTGTGTGTCGATTTCGTAATTACAAACAAAGTTTAACGTATTGTAACACATACTTTTACAAAGTTTCACAAAAGATGAAAAGCCTAGATTTTCATAGAAACACGATTCAACCTTATCTGCCTCCCTATCCACCCTAAAGCTTGTTTTCTAACCCATTTCCATTTTTGTTAATTACCTCATAACTTTGAAACTTCACTAACTGAACTTCTCTTTTCTTTTCTAATGCAATGGATGAACATTAGAGTTGGAAGGAGAAGTCATCCTATCTTTTGTTGAAAAAGACGCACACAAGACGGAACAAACAATCGAGATTCTCGAGTGATAAAATATCATCACAAATCACAATAGTACAGTATTGAGACGTACAAGTTATAAATAATAAGAGATTATCCCCGATTTAGGGATCAATAAACTCTAAATCTAGTGTTACGACATTCTTAAAATGAAGTGTTCGATTTGGTTAAAATAAGCGAATCTAACCAAAATAACGTCATATTTCATGTTTTAAACAAAACCAATCTTATCCAATAACGTCATCGCCAAAAATATCTAAGTTTCCCATGTGAAAACTATCGAAATCGCGGCTTATTTTCTGGCTTAGTGTGTTGCTTACGTAAGTCTCGTTGATGAAATTCGACGCCTTATATATTGTGATGTATAAAATTTCGTAATGTTTCACGGTAGACACCAAACTCTAACCTTTGTGTTTGCCTCTCTGTCCCTCCCTCGACTCACACACGTATTATTTTTCCGCTTTCCGATTCCCATTTCCCCTGGCCTCTCCGTTGTAGTTGAAATTACCTCACAGCCCCTCATTTGCCTAACTATAGCACCACATATATATATCTGGCCTCTCCTCCCTCCTTCCTTACTCTTCTCCTTCTTCTTCTTCTTCTTCTTCTAGCTAAGCTAGGTGTCCTCCACACTCCACCACCAATCTCAACTACAACATCATCATCATTTACACCGAGAGATCAGATTAAGATCAAGAATGGGGTTACAGGGCCAGATGAGCGACTTGTCGTCCGACTCCATCCCAATCCTCCTCCTCGCCGTCGTCGCCACCTTCGTCAGCCACCTCCGCTCCTCCCTCTTCTCCTTCCTCCACTCCCTCGGCCTCTGCCGACGACCCGACCGCCGTGCTCCCCCCACAGACGACGGACTCCTCACCGCAGTCGGGTCAGGACTCGCCGGCCTCGCCATCCTCGCCGAGCAGCTCAACCTCAACAGCCTCTTCTCCTACCGCTACGACCACAGCCGCCACCGCGAAGGCGCCGTCCCCGACTGCATCGTCTGCTTGTCCGCCATGAAAGACGGCGACCGTGTCCGCATGCTCCACTGCCGCCACCTCTTCCACAAGCACTGCTTCGACGGGTGGCTCGACCAGCTCAACTTCAGTTGCCCTATCTGCCGCTCCCCGCTCGTACACGAGGAGCGCGTGAACCAGACGCGCCGCCGCGTGGGGGGTGACCTTGTCAACTGGTTCTCGCTGCGCACCAATTGAATCTATCTAGCTAGCGAATGAGGTTGCAGTGATGTTACGTCGATGATGATGATAGGCCGGCCACTAGCCACGAGATTACGATAGCTAGCTGGTGCCTGGTGGTTTCTTAATTTCTTCCTTTTTTTTCCTCTTTTTCTTTTTTAATTTTATTTTTTAGATTTCAGACAGTTGTTGGCAGTTTTTGTCCTTCGACTTTCTTTCTTTCTTCTTTTTTTTGGTCCCTCCAAATTTTTGTCTTTATATTTCTCCTTTTTTTTTTTTGAAAAAACTCTCTGGGTTTTTTTTACTGATGTTGGCTCCTGGGTTTTTCTTGATAATAATAAATAACAAGGAACCGAGTCTCCTTAAATCAGTACCGAGTTGTTTACTCTGAATCTCTGATCATTTCATTACTCGCATGCAGCTTGTGTTGATGGTTAATCCGGATATATTAAGCATATATAGTTACAAAAAAATAGTTACAAGAGAGGAAAGAGTAATTATACTAATACACTGTCTACTCATTCCTTCTAACTTTATAAGTAAAGATACCGTCGCTTTTAAGTATAAATGAGATTTTAAATACTATACACGACATTTATTTTATATTATTTTGAATTACAAGAAACGAGATCAAATGTAAATTGAGCTCAAGAAATTTTTAATGGTGTTATTCCTCTCCGGTTGTAGATGGTTTAACAAGGCCACTTATTACTGCCGTCGATGATAAAATTCTGCTCATTATTAATGAATCATTCTTTTAATAAAAAAGAGAAACTCTTAGAAAAACTAACACGAAACCGATCAAAATGAAAGGCACTACTTATAGTTAAGTGAGTGAAATACACATGCCACATTTATACATTTCTATGTTTAGCTCTAACTGTACCCGCAGCCACTACATAATTAGTGTTTAGAGAAACATGTCAGCTTTCTGGATAAGGTGAGATGCATGTTTTTTTTTATTGGCGATAGTTAGATTTTGCCATTACCAATTTACTAGTAATAACAAGCAGCTTGAGATTCCCTTTTGTAAGTTTCATCCACTGTCTTGTGCAACCCTTTCCTAAGAGAGCAACAAAAACGTGACTACTTTTCATTTCAAGACATTGATAGAATCTATGTTGGTGGATGTAGAAAGTTAGGAACATGCCCATAGATCTATGCCTAATACTTGTTTCAGTCGTTTGGGGTTGATTACGAACTAATCGGACAACAAGACATACCCGAATAGCCGAATCAATATTATTCGATCAAATGTGGTTTGTATTTGGTTCAATGGCTCCATGTTAACTGCTGACATTAAGAAAAATTGAGAACTAACAAACTATGTGATTACAGCTTAGAGCAAGTTCACCCGTTGGGTTAGAATGAACATAGTGACCTGGGTCATTCTGGGTTACTGTGACTGGACAGCGGTTTTCACCCGTCTGAAATGTGAGATTGCTGCCACGTGGCAGTGACTGTTTATTGAATTTAAAAAAACGTTTTTAAGTGTAAATAATCGTTTTATGTATAAATAAATAGTAATTTATATATAAAACGTTTTTTCTTTTTAGAAATGACAATTATTTTTCACACAGTATAAATTTATTTATTTTTACAGACTTTCCTATTTCTACATGTTATTGATTATATACTTTTCAATTATGTGCTAAATCAAAAAAAGAAAAAGCATTTGTTTACATTTGCATAAAGAGCAAACGACAAAAAGTGAAAGAGGGTGTCATGGGGCCAGCCCTATTGCATGTCCAGTCCATTTAGAAGAACGTGCTCTTCACGCGGCAATTGATACAGCCAAACAGATGGCTGTGCGCTTCACGCGGTAATTGGGGGTTGCTGCTGACCCAGCTTGACGTCACCCACGTAATGGGTTCAGCTGATGTGGCGCAAGTCGCCTGGGCTGGTGTTCTCCTCTAACCTGGGTCAGTTTGCTCATTTTTCAAATAACCC encodes the following:
- the LOC101310322 gene encoding E3 ubiquitin-protein ligase RHA2A-like, which translates into the protein MGLQGQMSDLSSDSIPILLLAVVATFVSHLRSSLFSFLHSLGLCRRPDRRAPPTDDGLLTAVGSGLAGLAILAEQLNLNSLFSYRYDHSRHREGAVPDCIVCLSAMKDGDRVRMLHCRHLFHKHCFDGWLDQLNFSCPICRSPLVHEERVNQTRRRVGGDLVNWFSLRTN